The region GTTGATATTTACTCTTGTTTTTTCTCTTAGGCGTTTTTGCAAATGAGCATTTAAAGAACTCTCTTCACCTTTTATAACTATATTTTTTATATCATCTCTTAGGTAAGCTATAAAAAGAGGGACTGAGACAAAGGGTAAGTAGATGCCAAGATTTCGAAAAAGCCAAACTAAAAGTTGTTCAAACTCTGTAAAAAAAGTTGTGTTGTTATATTTGTTGAAGATATATTGAAGTTGATTGGCTATGCGGTTATTATCAAGAGATCTAAAACTTTGATCTAAGAGTTCTATGAGAAATATTTTATTTTTAGAATCACTTAAGAGTCTTTTCATGATAGCATGAAATTTTTTTTCAGAGTAAATTCTGTTTTGCTCTATATCTTTTTGCCATAAAGTTGCAAGTGATTTTGCTTCATCAAAAGTTTCTTTGTTTATATTCATGTACACACTCCCTTATCTATATGTGTTAGTATTTTTTTAAATTCTTTTGTATCTTTTATGTCACAAAAAGATGGTTCTTTGTCTATATCATCTTTTAAGTTTGGAGATTTTTGTATGGCTGATTCTAAGTCGCCTATAGCTTCTCCTATATTTCCAAGTTTTGCATTCGCACATGAGCGTTGCCAATATGCATATCCATAACTATCATCTATTTCAACAGCTTTGTTACTAAGATTTAATGCCCATTCATACTCATCAAGATCTAAAACTGCATCAGCTTTATATGCATAAACTTCTGCATCGTTATTATTTAATTTTATGATTTCATCATAAATATCGATTTTTGATTGTGGGTTTGTCTCAAGGTTTGAGCGCATCCATAGGGAGTGAATAAATTGAGTATTGTAAATCTTGTTTTGATTGTCTAGTATTCGTTTTGATTGTTCTGTTAGTGTTACTTGAAGGGATTCAAGTTTTTCATTATATTTTTGAGTTATTTGATTGACTCTTGCTTCAACTATATCTTCAGTCTTTTTTCGTATATCTCTAAGAGAGTTCCACCCTGCAAAGATGAGTATGGAAGTTGCAGCCGCAATAATGTAAAAAATATTTCCAACAGTAT is a window of uncultured Sulfurimonas sp. DNA encoding:
- a CDS encoding tetratricopeptide repeat protein, with product MKIFILLFSILIISTYANDKQDEKIQKKLYEPLIERYILDELKEIRVDHHRLRSDVEQRIARAEVAQTDRSARYITDTVGNIFYIIAAATSILIFAGWNSLRDIRKKTEDIVEARVNQITQKYNEKLESLQVTLTEQSKRILDNQNKIYNTQFIHSLWMRSNLETNPQSKIDIYDEIIKLNNNDAEVYAYKADAVLDLDEYEWALNLSNKAVEIDDSYGYAYWQRSCANAKLGNIGEAIGDLESAIQKSPNLKDDIDKEPSFCDIKDTKEFKKILTHIDKGVCT